The following is a genomic window from Algiphilus sp..
GGCAGCCGCGTGGTCGTCGAGAACATCGGCGAAGCGCTGGGCCTCGCCGACCGCACGCAGTTCCATGCAGCTGAATACGGCAACACCGTCAGCTCGTCGATCCCCATCGTGCTGGCCGATCACCTGCTGCCGGAGGACCACCACGTCGCGCTGTCCGGCTTCGGGGTCGGGCTTTCGTGGGCCTCCACCGTGCTCAGCCGGGTGCCCGCGCCATGAGCGCCCGACGGGCTGCCGACCTTTCCGCGGCAGGCATCCTTGCCGGCCCGCGGCGAGCGACCGCCCCAATCGGCCCCGCGGCGGCTTCGTCCATTGCCCGCCATCGGCGGTTCCGTGACCTGGCCGCCGCGCGCGGCGCACATTCCCATGAGACCTCTCCATGACTGACAGCCAGGAACTCCTCTACACGGTCGAGGACGGCATCGCGACCGTGATCCTCAACCGTCCCGAGCGCCGCAACGCACTCTCCCCGCAGCTCACGCACCTGCTTGCCGACACCTGGCAGCGCATCGACGCCGATCCCGAGGTGCGCGTGGCCATCCTCACCGGCAGTTACTGCGGCACCTTCTGCGCCGGCATGGACCTGCGCGAGGCGGCGCGCCTGAAAGCCGAAACCGGCAAGGACATTCTCGAGTTCTTTGCCGACCTGCGCAACGAAGGCATCGGCAAGGTGCGCAAACCGCTTATAGCGGCGATCAACGGCCACTTCCCGGCCGGCGGCATGATGCTCGCTCTCAATTGCGACCTGCGCGTGGGCCTCGCCGGCACCCGCGGCGGCATCACCGAAGTCAAGGTCGGCCGCGGCTCGCCCTGGGCGGTGCCGCTGCTGTGGATGATGCCGCAGGCGCAGTTGATGGAAACCGTGCTCACCGGAGAGATGCTGCCGGCCGAGCGCCTCCACGCTGTCGGCTTCCTCAATTACCTGGAGGACAGCGACGACGCCGTGCAGGCCCGCGCGCGCGAACTGGCGCGCAAGATCGCCGACGCTGCCCCGCTGTCCGTCATGGCCGGCAAGAAGGTGCTCAAGGACGCCACCACGCTGGGCTGCGAGTCGGGCCTGCAGGCGGCCTGGGACTACTACGAGCGTCACGTCTATTCCAGCGAAGACGCCGCCGAAGGGCCCAAGGCCTTCGCCGAGAAGCGCAAGCCGCAGTGGAAGGGCCGTTGAAGATGCCGCCGATGAGCGCGAACGCCATGA
Proteins encoded in this region:
- a CDS encoding enoyl-CoA hydratase-related protein — its product is MTDSQELLYTVEDGIATVILNRPERRNALSPQLTHLLADTWQRIDADPEVRVAILTGSYCGTFCAGMDLREAARLKAETGKDILEFFADLRNEGIGKVRKPLIAAINGHFPAGGMMLALNCDLRVGLAGTRGGITEVKVGRGSPWAVPLLWMMPQAQLMETVLTGEMLPAERLHAVGFLNYLEDSDDAVQARARELARKIADAAPLSVMAGKKVLKDATTLGCESGLQAAWDYYERHVYSSEDAAEGPKAFAEKRKPQWKGR